In Zunongwangia sp. HGR-M22, the sequence CACTCCATATCAAACCTTTTCTATTGAAGCCGTGTTGGGAACCATATTCGCTCCTTTGATGTGGCTAATTGGTGTTGCAAAGGAAGATATGATGTTAATGGGACAACTTTTAGGCATTAAACTGGCTGCAAGTGAATTTGTTGGATATATTCAGCTGGCAGAACTTAAAAATGCTGCTTCTGGTTTAAGTTTTACTTATCAAAAATCAATCATCATGGCGACTTATATGCTATGCGGATTTGCAAATTTTGCTTCTATTGGTATTCAGCTTGGCGGTATTGGTTCATTAGCACCGGGACAGCGTAAAAATTTGTCTGAATTCGGGATTAAAGCGGTAATTGGTGGAACTTTAGCTTCGTTACTTTCAGCAACTATTGCAGGAATGATTATTGGGTAGAAATTTAGCATGATCAAAGGAAAGATAAAAAGTCTTGGTGAAATTGTTATTAGAGTAAATAACATGGAAATTATGACTGAATTTTATCATAAAGCTATTGGTTTAGAACTTATTCGAAACTCAGCAAAATTCACCTTTTTCAAAATTGCAGAAGGGAATGCAGGGCATCATCAAACACTTGCATTATTTCATAATGAAAATGCAACAGCTTTCGGGGAAAAACTAAGCGACATAAATTCTAAAAATTCGTCATTACATCACTTTGCCCTTGAAATTGCAAAAGAAGATTATGATAATTTTTTGTTGAAAATTGAAGAGCTAAATCTCAAATCTACTACTGAAGTTTTCCCGTGGATTAAATGGAAATCTGTTTTTATCAAAGACCCGGAAAATAATATTATCGAATTTGTGTGTTATGATGAAAACATTCAGGAATAATTAATCTGATCTAAGTCTAATACTTTTTATATTTCTGCTTTTAAACTTATTTCTCCTTTAGATGTTTCCCCTTGCTCACCTAAAACAATAAGGACATAATCATTTACGGGTAGTGCGATTTCTAGATCATCAGAATTTTCCTTCTTTAAATTAAGAACCGGCACTGCATTCTTTTTATAAATATCGAATTCTTCTTTATTATAAATTTTCAACAATAAGGTATCTTCTAAATCGTAGTTTTTTAAATTCAGTTTATAGTTTTTAAATTCTTTTTCTGGGTAAGTATTTTTTAGATTAACAGGTATATTGTTTATCACAAAAAAGTCATTTATCTTTTTTTGCCCAGGTGGCAGTTCATCAAATGGTATTAGTGTAAGGCTATTAGCCGTTTTATCAATAATTTCAACCTGATTTATCGTCAAAGGATTTATACCAGTGATCTCCTTGAAGTAAACAGCCATTCGCTTCCCGTTCTTGGTTGGCTCTTCCAAAATATGATCGATCCCCGCGTGTACCAGGATTTTAGCTTTTGGATCATTTTCTATGGTCTCTGCAAGTTTTTTTGCTTGCCCTAATTCTCTATCTATTGCCTTATCGCTACTTTCATAAGCAATAATTTTATATCCCAATTCTTTTGCTATTCTTATAAGATGTGCAAAATATGATTCCTGAATATAGTAGCCGGAACTCAATATAGGATAAGGTCGGCTTTCATTAATCTTTGAAGCCTGAAAAGAACTACTCAAAGATTCAAGTGCCAGATAATTAAATCCGTTCTTTTTTAATTTCTTCAGTAATTGAATTGTAAATAATCGATGTTTTGGATACCAGTGATTTTCATTCACCATAACTACGTTGGTAGATTTCGATTCTTTTGCAATTTTATTCAAGGCAGAGATATTATAATAAACCTTTGAGGTATCAATACTTGCTATATTTACTTTTTGTTTACTTATTCTCTTCTGTTCATAAACATTAATCAGGCTATCATACATTGTATTATTCTGCATAAAAGAATTGATGGTAGTCAAAAACTGGTATTCCATCCAGTCTTGCCCAAGGCTATCTTCAACTGGCGCATTTATTAGTTTTTCACTTGCTCGTAGATAATTAATATCTTTCCTTACGCCTTCGAAAACACTGGAATAGGTTAAAGCATTACTACTATCTATCTTAAATTGAATACTTTTTAAAATTTCTTTTCCATCTTTAATAATACCTTCAATATTCATACTATCATCCCTTGTTAATAATAGATAAGCCCTTTTTTGATTATTAGCAGTTTGAAATAATACTGAGTTCGTTACCGTATCTTTTATGGGAAATTCTAAATTATCTATATTTTTTTCATACTCCCTAAGAAATAAATATGCCGTATATCTGGGTGCAATCGTTATTTTGGAATACGAAAGAAGATCTTTCTTATTTAGAAAAGAGTATTTCTTCAGTAAATTTCGAAGTGAAATTTTGTCAATTTGCTTTAAAGGAAGGAACTGCGTATCCCCAAAATATTGAACAGAAATCGCTGCTTCTTTATTTATAAGCTTAGCCCCATTAACATAGTTATATTCAGCTAAATGATGATAAGTACTACAGCTTGAAAGGATAAAAAAAATTAAAAGTATGAAGTAATAGTTGCGATGGCTCATGATTGATAATTTTATAGTAGCAATATACAACTAAATAATTAGTTAAAAAATCAGGGATAATAAATGCTTGAGTAATCTAGCATTACTGTAATCCAAATTCATTATTTTAGCGCCCTATTAGTTAGTTCATTTTTTGAAAAAAGGGCAGCAGAATTATGAAGCAATATCAAGACTTACTACAACATATTTTAGATAACGGTGCAGAAAAGGGCGATCGTACGGGTACCGGAACCAAAAGTGTTTTTGGTTACCAGATGCGTTTTGATCTTAGCGAAGGTTTCCCAATGGTAACCACAAAAAAAGTACATCTAAAATCCATAATTTACGAGCTGCTTTGGTTTCTAAAGGGCGACACAAATATTGAATATCTAAAAGAAAACGGCGTACGTATTTGGAACGAGTGGGCCGATGAAAATGGTGATTTAGGACCAATTTACGGCCATCAATGGAGAAATTGGAATGGTGAGGAAATCGATCAAATTTCAGAAATTATTGAAACTCTAAAGACAAATCCTAATAGTCGTAGAATGTTGGTTTCTGCATGGAATCCTTCAGTAATGCCAGATACCTCGGTTTCATTTTCAGAAAATGTAGCCAATGGCAAAGCTGCGCTTCCACCCTGCCACGCATTTTTTCAGTTTTATGTAGCAGATGGAAAATTGAGTTGTCAACTTTACCAACGTAGTGCCGATGTATTTTTAGGCGTTCCGTTTAATATTGCTTCTTATGCATTATTTACGATGATGATGGCTCAGGTTTGTGGTTACGAAGCTGGAGATTTTATTCATACTTTTGGAGACGTACACATTTACAGCAATCATATGGATCAGGTGAATTTGCAATTAAGTAGAGCGCCAAGAGATTTACCAAAAATGAAGATCAATCCAGAAATTAAAGATATTTTTGATTTTAAGTTTGAAGATTTTAAATTAGAGGGTTACGATCCGCATCCACCTATAAAAGGTAAAGTTGCGGTGTAAACTAATTCTAATTTAAAATTTTTATTATCATGAAAAGGTTATTGCTTATCGCAAGTTTTGTATTCGGAACTGTAGGAACAATCGCAGCTCAACAAACCTCTCCGGTTTGGCCAGGTTGCGAAGACAGTGAAGATGTAAAGGCTTGTTTTAATCAGAAGCTTAGTCAGCACGTAAAAGAAAATTACGAATATCCACAAAACGATGCCGGAGAATATGTTCGAGGAAAAGTAACCATCAAATTTGAAGTTGATGAAGAAGGCAAAGTAAATGTTTTGAATATCGAAGGGAATGAACCTTTAGTTAACGAAGCAGCGAAAAAAATGATTAAAAAAATGCCTAAAATGAAACCTGGAAAATTACAGGGCGAGGTGGATGCAAGAGAATTTACGGTCTCTTATAAATTCTAAAAAAATTATACTATAACTTATTACCTTCAGTTTTTATGAAAAAAATACTATTTATTGGTTGTTTGTTAGTAAGCTTGATGAGCTACGCACAAGAAAATGTAAAAACCGAAGGTAATACTGTTACCGTAAAAGAAATCGCACTAGTATGGCCCGGTTGTGAGAATGAAGACAATAAGGACAATTGCTTTAATAGCAAATTCTTAAATCACGTAAAGACCACTTATAAATATCCGCGGAAAGATTCTGGAGATTTTATTCGTGGTAAGGCTACTATAAAAATGCATATTGATGAAAACGGTAATGCTAAGATCGACAAGATCGAAACTAAAGAGCCAAAAATTAAATCTGCTGTACAAAAAATGCTCGCTGAACTGCCTAAAATGACTCCGGGTAAAAAGGCAGGAAAGCCTGTTTCTATAAAATATACGATCCCTTTGCAATTATAGATTATAGCCTAATTAACACAATACATCGGCTTTCTATCACTATTCCTTTTTTAACTTTGGATTAACGCTGGTGAAAACCGCTAGCTTCTAAAAAATTGTAAATTTGAGAGATACGCACTAACCGTATTTCTCTTTTATGCTTACACAGCCAGAATTATTAGATCTTTTTAAAAGTACACGAGCACAATCTGAACTTATTTGTTCTTTTTTAGAAACTGAAGATTACGTTGTGCAAC encodes:
- a CDS encoding VOC family protein, which gives rise to MIKGKIKSLGEIVIRVNNMEIMTEFYHKAIGLELIRNSAKFTFFKIAEGNAGHHQTLALFHNENATAFGEKLSDINSKNSSLHHFALEIAKEDYDNFLLKIEELNLKSTTEVFPWIKWKSVFIKDPENNIIEFVCYDENIQE
- a CDS encoding energy transducer TonB: MKKILFIGCLLVSLMSYAQENVKTEGNTVTVKEIALVWPGCENEDNKDNCFNSKFLNHVKTTYKYPRKDSGDFIRGKATIKMHIDENGNAKIDKIETKEPKIKSAVQKMLAELPKMTPGKKAGKPVSIKYTIPLQL
- a CDS encoding TonB family protein, which gives rise to MKRLLLIASFVFGTVGTIAAQQTSPVWPGCEDSEDVKACFNQKLSQHVKENYEYPQNDAGEYVRGKVTIKFEVDEEGKVNVLNIEGNEPLVNEAAKKMIKKMPKMKPGKLQGEVDAREFTVSYKF
- a CDS encoding thymidylate synthase produces the protein MKQYQDLLQHILDNGAEKGDRTGTGTKSVFGYQMRFDLSEGFPMVTTKKVHLKSIIYELLWFLKGDTNIEYLKENGVRIWNEWADENGDLGPIYGHQWRNWNGEEIDQISEIIETLKTNPNSRRMLVSAWNPSVMPDTSVSFSENVANGKAALPPCHAFFQFYVADGKLSCQLYQRSADVFLGVPFNIASYALFTMMMAQVCGYEAGDFIHTFGDVHIYSNHMDQVNLQLSRAPRDLPKMKINPEIKDIFDFKFEDFKLEGYDPHPPIKGKVAV